The following coding sequences are from one Lusitaniella coriacea LEGE 07157 window:
- a CDS encoding DUF433 domain-containing protein translates to MQLEDYFDIQRPDDIRLKGTRVGIETVLYDFLQKSCSPEEIAQTYPSITLEQVYATILYYLQSREEIDNYMINWLTHGYKMRAEQRLNQPSIKLEFRSHVHARSPS, encoded by the coding sequence ATGCAACTAGAAGATTATTTTGACATTCAGCGTCCTGACGATATCCGATTAAAAGGGACAAGAGTCGGAATTGAAACAGTACTTTATGACTTTCTCCAAAAATCTTGTAGTCCTGAAGAAATCGCTCAAACCTATCCCAGTATTACTTTAGAACAAGTATATGCCACCATTCTGTATTACCTTCAGTCTAGAGAAGAAATTGACAACTATATGATTAATTGGCTGACACATGGCTATAAAATGCGTGCTGAACAACGTTTGAATCAACCGTCCATTAAATTGGAATTTAGATCGCACGTCCATGCCCGTTCACCTAGCTGA